In Anaerolineales bacterium, a single window of DNA contains:
- a CDS encoding ROK family protein, with translation MREAFRLIAPRFVPPLDDGFRPAVLANRAFLEEVDAAGGGVPLILGLERDGGAISRMDTRVLPAGHARAQANLAYAERLLKFLLWQKGGWRVYVGGAAAIGEHLRSCYAPGGSRAFDCQFMGEDVYEQDFNVVTCEPGAVPPEREGDRPLGRHLEGCRIGFDLGASDRKVSAVVDGQVVYSEEVVWDPRNQDDPSYHYREIMNALQAASVKMPRVDAIGGSAAGIYINNQVRIASLFRGVPKERYGEVRNLFLRLGDELGVPLEIVNDGDVTALAGSMSLDDNPVLGIAMGSSEAGGFVNREGNITGWLNELAFAPVDYSPGAAVDEWSGDTGVGALYFSQQCVFRLAPRVGIEVPRSLDKAAQLEHVQELLERGSEGAEQIWRTIGVYLGYSVAHYADFYDLKHVLILGRCTSGKGGGLILGMAQEVLASEFPELASRIHLQLPDERSRRVGQSIAAASLPSTG, from the coding sequence ATGAGGGAGGCATTCAGGTTGATCGCCCCGAGGTTCGTCCCGCCCCTGGATGATGGCTTCCGCCCTGCGGTCCTGGCGAATCGAGCGTTCCTGGAGGAGGTCGATGCAGCGGGCGGTGGGGTTCCCTTGATCCTTGGGTTGGAGCGAGACGGCGGTGCCATCTCCCGGATGGACACCCGTGTGCTCCCGGCGGGACACGCACGCGCCCAGGCCAACCTGGCGTACGCTGAGAGGCTGCTCAAGTTCCTGCTCTGGCAGAAGGGCGGCTGGCGAGTGTATGTTGGGGGGGCGGCCGCGATCGGAGAGCACCTTCGATCCTGCTACGCCCCAGGCGGTTCGCGGGCCTTCGACTGTCAGTTCATGGGCGAAGACGTCTACGAACAGGATTTCAACGTGGTCACCTGCGAGCCGGGAGCGGTTCCGCCAGAACGAGAGGGGGATCGGCCGCTCGGCAGACACCTGGAGGGATGCCGTATCGGTTTCGATCTGGGGGCCTCCGACCGGAAGGTTTCGGCGGTGGTGGACGGTCAGGTCGTGTACAGCGAAGAAGTCGTCTGGGATCCTAGAAACCAGGACGACCCGAGCTATCACTACCGCGAAATCATGAACGCCTTGCAGGCCGCTTCGGTGAAGATGCCGCGCGTCGACGCCATTGGCGGAAGTGCGGCAGGGATTTACATCAACAACCAGGTGCGCATTGCCTCGCTCTTCCGAGGTGTCCCGAAGGAGCGCTATGGGGAAGTGCGCAACTTATTCCTGCGCCTGGGCGACGAACTGGGTGTCCCGCTGGAGATCGTCAACGATGGCGATGTGACGGCCCTGGCCGGATCGATGTCCCTAGACGACAATCCGGTGCTGGGGATCGCCATGGGTTCAAGCGAGGCAGGGGGCTTCGTCAACCGGGAGGGGAACATCACCGGATGGCTGAACGAACTGGCCTTTGCACCGGTGGACTACTCGCCGGGCGCGGCGGTGGATGAGTGGTCCGGGGACACCGGGGTGGGCGCGCTCTACTTCTCTCAGCAGTGTGTTTTCAGACTGGCGCCGCGGGTCGGGATCGAGGTCCCGAGGAGCCTGGACAAGGCGGCTCAGCTGGAGCATGTGCAGGAGCTGCTTGAAAGAGGGTCGGAAGGAGCGGAGCAAATCTGGAGGACCATCGGCGTCTACCTTGGGTATTCGGTCGCTCACTACGCCGATTTCTACGACCTGAAGCATGTGCTGATCCTGGGACGGTGCACATCCGGCAAGGGCGGCGGGTTGATCCTGGGAATGGCCCAGGAGGTCTTGGCTTCAGAATTCCCCGAGCTGGCCTCTCGCATCCACCTTCAATTGCCGGACGAGCGCAGCCGGAGAGTAGGCCAGTCGATCGCGGCGGCCAGTCTGCCGTCCACTGGATAG
- a CDS encoding NTP transferase domain-containing protein produces the protein MVAGAGTAGQGGEAGPAILIMAAGIGRRYGGLKQVAPVGPAGEIILDYSVFDAQAAGFERVVFVVSEAVEEALRPRMQASLARGCQIEYVLQTLMPLLGAGPIPHGRRKPWGTGHAVLTCRDCISTPFAVINADDFYGRGSFTTLMAYLRRAHDRDGLLDLSMVGFPLENTLTEHGQVSRGVCVVDRDGYLVEVRERARIETGKGGVGFLDEGGRWTPIPPGGLASMNMWGFTPGIFPKLQEAFGEFLELARGDPTETEFLLPDAINQLLVRQQATVKVLSSPEPWYGLTYQADAPRARKRIAALVDAGVYPRRLWD, from the coding sequence TTGGTAGCCGGGGCAGGGACGGCCGGGCAGGGAGGTGAGGCAGGTCCGGCGATCCTGATCATGGCGGCCGGGATCGGCCGCCGCTACGGCGGGCTCAAGCAGGTTGCGCCAGTTGGCCCGGCGGGCGAGATCATCCTGGACTACTCGGTCTTCGACGCCCAGGCCGCCGGTTTCGAGAGGGTGGTGTTCGTCGTGAGTGAGGCGGTCGAGGAAGCACTGCGGCCGAGAATGCAGGCGAGCCTTGCCCGCGGCTGCCAGATCGAGTACGTCCTCCAGACGCTGATGCCCTTGCTGGGGGCAGGGCCCATTCCCCACGGGCGCCGCAAGCCGTGGGGGACAGGCCATGCAGTCCTGACCTGTCGGGACTGCATTTCCACGCCTTTCGCCGTCATCAATGCCGACGATTTCTACGGACGGGGATCGTTCACCACACTGATGGCCTACTTGAGGCGGGCCCACGATCGAGATGGCCTGCTCGATCTGAGCATGGTGGGATTTCCGCTGGAGAACACGCTGACTGAGCACGGACAGGTTTCGCGCGGGGTGTGTGTTGTCGATCGGGACGGATACCTTGTCGAAGTCAGGGAACGCGCCAGAATTGAGACTGGCAAAGGCGGGGTAGGCTTTCTGGACGAAGGCGGCCGCTGGACTCCCATCCCTCCCGGCGGCCTGGCGTCGATGAACATGTGGGGGTTCACGCCCGGGATCTTCCCCAAGCTTCAGGAGGCCTTCGGCGAGTTCCTCGAATTGGCGCGCGGCGATCCAACCGAGACGGAGTTCCTTCTGCCGGACGCAATCAACCAGTTGCTTGTGCGGCAGCAGGCGACGGTGAAGGTGCTGAGCAGCCCTGAGCCTTGGTACGGGTTGACCTACCAGGCCGATGCCCCGCGCGCCCGCAAGCGAATCGCGGCCTTGGTAGATGCCGGGGTGTACCCCCGGCGCTTGTGGGATTGA
- a CDS encoding aminoglycoside phosphotransferase family protein produces the protein MEPDLQAIGRRFAISGEFVSGGPYGMGHINDTYAAVYRQDAVERRFIFQRINHNVFKHPEGLMANIVAVTSHLSRKIQASGGDPLRETLTLIPAVDGRSHCRTAAGDYWRVYVFIEGARTYEAVENLEHVSSAGRAFGRFQQLLSDFPADELIETIPDFHHTGKRFVDFTRALEEDVKHRADSARPEIEFVLQRSDSMNILVDLLAAGRLKQRITHNDTKFNNVMIDDRNGEGVCIIDLDTVMPGLSLYDFGDSIRSLANTGAEDEPDLSRVEFDIGIFELYTRGYLEATRGLLQQEEVDLLPFAAQLMTLECGMRFLADYLQGDIYFKTHAPDHNLLRCRTQFKMVQGMEAAADRMAAIVQRWAQE, from the coding sequence ATGGAGCCGGACCTGCAGGCCATCGGGCGCCGGTTTGCGATCAGCGGCGAGTTTGTCTCGGGAGGCCCCTACGGGATGGGGCACATCAATGACACGTATGCTGCCGTCTACCGGCAGGACGCTGTCGAAAGACGCTTCATCTTCCAGCGCATCAACCACAACGTCTTCAAGCACCCCGAGGGCTTGATGGCCAACATCGTCGCCGTCACCTCCCACCTGAGCCGCAAGATCCAGGCCTCCGGGGGAGATCCTCTTCGGGAGACGTTGACGCTGATTCCTGCTGTGGATGGGAGATCGCATTGCCGCACCGCGGCAGGCGACTACTGGCGGGTCTACGTGTTCATTGAAGGCGCCAGGACGTACGAAGCGGTCGAGAACCTTGAGCATGTCTCATCGGCGGGAAGGGCCTTCGGCAGGTTCCAGCAGCTGTTGAGTGATTTCCCGGCCGACGAGCTGATTGAAACCATCCCGGACTTCCACCACACCGGGAAGCGGTTCGTAGACTTCACAAGAGCCCTCGAGGAGGATGTCAAGCACCGGGCGGACTCCGCGCGACCCGAAATCGAATTCGTCCTGCAGCGAAGCGACAGCATGAACATCCTTGTGGACCTGCTGGCGGCCGGAAGGCTGAAGCAACGCATTACCCACAACGATACCAAGTTCAACAACGTGATGATTGATGACCGCAACGGGGAGGGCGTGTGCATTATCGATCTGGACACGGTCATGCCTGGCCTGTCCCTGTATGATTTCGGTGATTCCATCCGCTCCCTGGCCAACACCGGGGCCGAGGATGAACCCGACCTTTCCCGAGTCGAGTTCGACATCGGGATCTTCGAGCTGTACACCCGAGGTTACCTGGAAGCCACCCGCGGCTTGCTCCAACAGGAGGAGGTCGATCTGCTTCCGTTCGCCGCACAACTGATGACCCTGGAATGCGGCATGCGCTTCCTGGCGGACTATTTGCAGGGGGATATCTACTTCAAGACGCACGCCCCGGACCACAATCTCCTCCGCTGCCGGACGCAATTCAAGATGGTGCAAGGCATGGAGGCGGCGGCGGACCGGATGGCGGCGATCGTCCAGCGCTGGGCGCAAGAGTAG
- a CDS encoding SIS domain-containing protein, which produces MSLKSEILDQPAVLTRLLARRMDDVRRMAQEVARREVDFVLLAARGTSDHAGLYAKYLWGIRNRIPVALAAPSMFSVYQSPPVLKRALVVGISQSGQSPDIVRVVQEGRRQGAVTLAITDDPSSPLAATADWVVFTETGTERSVAATKTYTAQLMAIAMLSVGLRPGGEGERELELVPDWVSQALLLDPMVEQAAARYLDMTKCVVLGRGFNYATAHEWSLKLKELAYVMAAPYSSADFLHGPVALVERGFPVLAIAPDGAVLPDLLGVLRELVHAREVDLLVISNQPEALGLAKAPLAIPAGVPEWLSPFVAIVPAQLFSYHLAEQRGLDVEHPRGLQKVTKTW; this is translated from the coding sequence GTGAGCCTCAAATCGGAGATCCTTGATCAGCCGGCGGTGCTGACTCGCCTGCTGGCGAGGCGCATGGACGATGTGCGGCGCATGGCGCAGGAGGTTGCACGGCGAGAGGTCGATTTTGTGCTGCTCGCCGCGCGCGGCACCTCGGATCATGCCGGGCTGTATGCCAAGTATCTGTGGGGGATCCGCAATCGGATACCTGTGGCCCTGGCCGCGCCCTCCATGTTTAGTGTGTACCAATCACCTCCGGTGCTGAAGCGGGCGCTGGTGGTCGGTATTTCCCAATCCGGCCAGTCGCCGGATATCGTCAGGGTCGTGCAGGAAGGCCGCCGGCAGGGAGCGGTGACCCTGGCTATCACCGACGACCCCTCTTCGCCTCTGGCGGCGACCGCGGATTGGGTGGTCTTCACCGAAACCGGAACGGAACGGTCAGTTGCGGCCACGAAAACCTACACCGCCCAACTCATGGCGATCGCCATGCTCTCGGTCGGATTGCGGCCGGGAGGCGAGGGGGAGCGCGAGCTGGAACTTGTGCCGGATTGGGTCAGCCAGGCCCTGCTGCTGGATCCGATGGTCGAGCAGGCCGCTGCCCGCTACCTGGACATGACGAAGTGCGTCGTGCTGGGTAGAGGCTTCAACTATGCCACGGCGCACGAGTGGTCTCTGAAGCTGAAGGAGCTCGCCTATGTCATGGCGGCGCCCTACTCCTCGGCGGACTTCCTCCATGGCCCGGTGGCTCTGGTGGAGCGAGGCTTCCCGGTTCTGGCCATCGCGCCGGATGGGGCCGTACTGCCAGACCTGCTTGGCGTTCTGCGGGAACTTGTGCACGCGCGGGAAGTGGACCTGCTGGTGATCTCGAATCAGCCTGAGGCGCTCGGGCTGGCAAAGGCTCCGCTGGCCATCCCGGCGGGGGTGCCGGAATGGCTGAGTCCGTTCGTGGCCATCGTGCCGGCTCAGCTCTTCAGCTACCATCTGGCGGAGCAGAGAGGCCTGGATGTCGAGCACCCTCGAGGGCTGCAGAAAGTGACCAAGACTTGGTAG
- a CDS encoding PIG-L family deacetylase, protein MRFHLDTAEIFVPDGLPADAALERTTHLGVGAHQDDLEIMALHGILECFQREDRWFSGVVVTDGSGSPRDGAYRDYTDEQMRSVRRTEQTKAAVVGEYAAQVLLDHPSGAVKDPAGLGVVEDLRRVLAASLPQIVYTHNLADKHDTHVAVALRVVEALRGLKPVERPQRLYGCEVWRDLDWLSDSEKVAFDVSPHENLQAALLGVFDSQIAGGKRYDLATLGRRRANATYHASHGVDLTTGTIFAMDLTPLIVNPDLRPGDFIQHFIDGFRKEIGDRLLRLGDPPR, encoded by the coding sequence ATGCGCTTTCACCTGGACACGGCCGAGATCTTCGTTCCGGATGGTCTGCCCGCCGATGCCGCTCTGGAGCGAACGACCCATCTCGGCGTTGGAGCCCATCAGGATGATCTCGAGATCATGGCCTTGCACGGGATCCTGGAATGCTTCCAGCGGGAGGATCGTTGGTTTTCCGGCGTCGTCGTAACCGACGGAAGCGGGTCGCCCCGCGATGGGGCCTACCGGGACTATACGGACGAGCAGATGCGGTCCGTCCGTCGCACGGAGCAGACGAAGGCGGCCGTGGTCGGAGAGTACGCGGCGCAGGTCCTCCTCGACCATCCCAGCGGGGCGGTGAAAGACCCCGCCGGCCTCGGGGTTGTGGAGGATCTGCGAAGGGTGCTGGCAGCCAGCCTCCCCCAGATCGTCTACACCCACAACCTGGCAGACAAGCATGACACGCATGTCGCTGTCGCCTTGCGGGTGGTTGAAGCCTTGCGCGGCTTGAAGCCCGTCGAACGCCCGCAGCGGCTGTATGGCTGCGAGGTGTGGAGGGACCTAGATTGGCTGAGCGACTCGGAGAAAGTGGCCTTCGACGTCTCGCCGCACGAGAATCTGCAGGCAGCCTTGCTCGGGGTCTTCGACTCGCAGATCGCCGGCGGCAAGCGCTATGATCTTGCGACCCTGGGCAGGCGGCGGGCGAACGCCACCTACCACGCCTCGCACGGGGTCGATCTGACCACCGGGACGATCTTCGCCATGGATCTCACGCCCTTGATCGTGAACCCGGACCTTCGGCCGGGGGACTTCATTCAGCACTTCATCGATGGGTTCCGTAAGGAGATCGGCGATCGCTTGCTTCGGTTGGGAGACCCCCCGAGGTGA
- a CDS encoding acyl-CoA dehydrogenase family protein: MDFHLTEEHRMWQQAVHQFCADRLRPTAAEFDARAEMNVEAVRAMTPLGLLGMAIPESLGGAGVDAVSSALAIEELGWGCGGTALTVAAHNALGCAPIALFGTPAQKGHWLPGLARGEPGLGALALTEPGAGSDLAGIQTSARQEAGEWVIHGSKAWITNAAAASVIITLCRTHADAGSRSFSLILVPRASPGLHVHPAEKKMGVRASPTHALTYEDVRVPMDQVLGEPGAGLSQTLQVLDGGRVGIAALSVGIARAALEEAVRYARERTAFGKTLAQHEAIQWMLADAATQIEAARLLTWQAAWLKGQQLPYSKQAAMAKLLASETSEAVARNAIQILGSYGYSQEYPVERMYRDARLMTIGEGTSEVQRMVIARRVIEGG; the protein is encoded by the coding sequence ATGGATTTCCATCTGACCGAAGAGCATCGGATGTGGCAGCAAGCCGTGCATCAGTTCTGTGCCGATCGGCTGCGACCGACGGCCGCCGAATTTGACGCCCGGGCAGAGATGAACGTGGAGGCCGTGCGCGCCATGACACCGCTCGGGCTGCTGGGGATGGCGATCCCCGAGTCCCTGGGCGGAGCGGGAGTCGATGCCGTCAGCAGCGCTCTGGCGATCGAGGAGCTGGGCTGGGGCTGCGGGGGTACGGCGCTCACGGTCGCCGCCCACAACGCCCTCGGCTGTGCGCCGATCGCCTTGTTCGGCACGCCGGCCCAGAAGGGACACTGGCTGCCCGGCCTGGCGCGGGGCGAACCCGGCTTGGGCGCTCTGGCCCTTACCGAACCCGGCGCCGGCTCCGACCTGGCCGGCATCCAGACCTCCGCCCGCCAGGAGGCAGGCGAATGGGTGATCCACGGCAGCAAAGCCTGGATCACCAACGCTGCGGCGGCGTCCGTGATCATCACCCTGTGCCGCACCCATGCGGATGCCGGCTCCAGGTCCTTCAGCTTGATCCTTGTGCCCCGAGCCTCACCCGGATTGCATGTCCACCCTGCCGAGAAGAAGATGGGCGTGCGCGCCTCCCCAACCCATGCCCTGACCTATGAGGACGTCCGGGTGCCCATGGATCAGGTCCTGGGCGAGCCGGGTGCCGGCCTCAGCCAGACGCTGCAGGTTCTCGACGGAGGGCGCGTCGGCATCGCCGCCCTGTCCGTGGGGATTGCCCGGGCGGCGCTCGAGGAAGCGGTTCGCTATGCCCGGGAGCGGACGGCATTCGGCAAGACGCTGGCCCAGCATGAAGCCATCCAGTGGATGCTGGCCGACGCCGCAACGCAGATCGAGGCCGCCCGACTGCTTACCTGGCAGGCAGCCTGGTTGAAGGGTCAACAACTCCCCTACAGCAAGCAGGCGGCGATGGCCAAGCTGCTCGCCTCCGAAACCAGCGAGGCCGTGGCCCGCAACGCCATCCAGATCCTGGGCAGCTACGGCTACTCTCAGGAGTACCCGGTCGAGCGCATGTACCGCGACGCCCGCCTGATGACGATCGGCGAGGGCACCAGCGAGGTTCAGCGCATGGTGATCGCCCGCCGGGTGATTGAGGGGGGATAG